The DNA region AGTTAAGTCTTCACCTTGAACCAGTGTATAACCCAAATAACCAGCTAGGTAAGCATGTTCAAAATAGGTTTCATTGGAAGGCCCTGGAGTCAAAAGAACAATCACAGGCTCGCGCCCAGTAACACCCGCTAGTTGAGTCAATGATTTACGCAGAGACCTAAAATAAACTGCAACACGATGCACCATAGCATCGCGGTACATACTTGGAAAAATTCGAGATAAAACAATTCGATTTTCTAATGAATATCCAGAACCAGAAGGAGCTTGGACTCGGTCATTTAAAACATAAAAATTGCCATCAGCAGCGCGAATTAAATCACAAACAAAAAATAAAAGAGCCGGGTTTTTAGTAAGGAAATGATTGGAATCATACATTCCATCACAAGCACGCAAAAACGATGTTTCATTAAAAAGAATTTCTGAAGGAATTTTTTTCTCGTATAACAGGCGTCTTTTGGAATAAACATCTCTGACAAGGGCATCGAGTAAATCCGCGCGTTGGTTTAGCCCTCTTTCTAATACACGCCATTCTTCACTTTCCATAACCAAAGGAAACAAATCCAAATCCCAAGGTCTTTCCTTTGCTTCTGGTGAGTCCGATTGGTATAAATTATAAGTAACTCCGTTTTCTCTAAGAATACGATCTGTATCTCGTCTGCGATTGACAAGTTCTGCAGGTCCTAACTCTTGAAATGATTTGACTAAGAATTTATATTTATTTCGGATTTGGCCTTCTGCATCATAGAGTTCATCATAAACTCCAGGTATCGTTTTATAATTTCCGATTAAATGATAAGGGTCTTGAGTCATCATCTACTTGAATGTTACCATCCTAAGATCCAAGGTTGATGGGAAGGCTTTATTTTCCAATCGAATTGGTGGAAGGCTTTTTCCAATCTTGTGTCCGTGAGTCCAAAAACGAGAGATCCTTCTGGATTCTGCTTCATACCCGTTGATTGGGATGGTTTGGTAAGACAATCCTCCAGGATGAGAAACATGATAAGTACAACCTCCAAGTGCCCTATGATTCCAAGAATCGTAAACATCAAACACTAAAGATTGTTGCGCAGGTATTTGTGGATGTAAAGTAAAAACAGGAGACCAAGCCTTAAACCTGACACCCGCAACAAATTCGTTTTGAACGGAAGTAGGTTGTAGCGGAACTTCGTACCCATTACAACTCAGTCGGTATCTCTCTGGATGAAAGCCTTTTACTTTAACTTGGACTCGTTCAGTGGCGGAATCCACACCTCGTGAAGTTCCTTGTGCCGTGTTCTCTTCACCAAGTACGTTCCAAGGTTCAAGTGCCATTCGTAATTCAATTTCCATTCCATCCAAATAACAAATTCCATATTGAGGGAATCTAAATTCAAAAAAAGGATCAAAGTCTTTAGATAAAAATCCAAAACCACTATTTTGTAAATCTTGAATTACTTCTTTAAAATCACGGTACACAAAGTACGGTAACATAAATCGATCATGTAACTCTGTATTCCAATTGATAGGATTTCCATAATACGGATCTTCCCAAAATTTACAAATGATAGCCATCATAAACGCTTGTTGGATGACACTCATTTGATAATGAGGTGGCATTTCAAAAGCACGCATTTCAATTAGCCCCAAACGTCCGGTAGGTGATCCGGGATCAAAAAGTTTATCGATAGAAATTTCTGTTCTGTGAGTATTTCCAGTGATATCAATTAAGATATTTCTTAACACTCGATCCAACATCCAAGGAGGTGTATGACGACTGGAATCAATTTGTTGGAAAGCAATTTTTAATTCATGTAATGAATCATTTCTCGCTTCATCAATTCTAGGTGATTGAGAAGTAGGACCGATGAACATTCCGGAAAACAAATAAGAAAGACCAGGATGATTTTGCCAATAGGCCACCAAACTTCGCAAAAGTGAAGGTTTTCTTAAAAAAGGACTATCACCAACAGATGCACCACCAAGTGTGATATGATTTCCACCACCTGTGCCAGAGTGGCGACCATCGATCAAAAATTTTTCTGCAGTCAATCGCAGTTGCGTGGCTTCTTCATATAGAATTTGCGTTTTTTCTACAATTTCTCCAAACGAAGAAGATGGATGGAAGTTAACCTCAATCACTCCAGGATCTGGTGTGATTTTAAAACGATTGAGCCTAGGATCATGAGGAGCCTCGTACCCTTCTAAAACAATCGGTATATCAGTTTCTAAAGCTGTTTGTTCGATTGCATAAATAAGCCTGAGCCAACCTTCCAAAGATTTGATTGGTGGTAAAAAAACTCGAATGTTTCCATTTCTAGGTTCCACACAAAGAGCTGTTCTAGTGTGTAATTCTCCAATAGAATAACTATAGTTTGTTGCCAAAAATGGAGACTGACCCAATTCTTTTGCCTTTGGTAAGGAAGGTTTTGGTGCCGCTGGGTCTTCCGGATAAGGATAATATTGTTTTCCACCTAAGGAATGTAAGGGTAGCCTGAGTCCAATGGGAGAATCTCCAGGAATTAAAAATAGTTTGCCTCTGCGAAAACTCCATTCGTCCGATATCCAAGCAGACAAAGATACATCATAGTCCAATGGAATGGTATAACCAACCTCTCGATGTAAACCAGAATCAATCACTTTTAAAATTCGTTCTCGTTCCATTTTATCATAAGTATTTAAACCATCCAACATAAGTTCGGTTTCGGTTGGTAAATTTGCTTCTTGCCATAGATAATACAAATTATCTTCGTAAGCTGTGTGAATTGATTTAGATGGAATGTTTAAACGACTTCCAAGAACACTAATGAATCTTCTTGCATCTTCAGTAGTTGCAGATCCCGTATAACGATCGTCAGCTAGTAAATAGGGATGGTTCCAAATAGGTTCGCCATCTTTTCTCCAATATGAAATCATCGCCCAACGAGGAAGTGGTTCCCCCGGATACCATTTCCCTTGGCCATATTGCAAAAGTCCACCAGGAGCAAAATGTTTTCCCAGACGTTTGATAAGTTGTTCTGATTTAGAGTACTTTTCAAAACCTAAGGCATCAAAATTCCATTCTGGTGCTTCCCTATTTTCAGTGGAAACAAACGTGGGTTCACCACCAATCGTAAGCCTGATATCATTTTTTCGAATTCGTTTATCAATGGAATCACCCAATCGAATGATCCGATCCCAATCTTCACCTTGGTAAGGTAAGGTGACACGTGGTGTTTCTAAAACTCGTTCCACGCCCATATGAAAGGAAAACTCTGCTTTGGCTTTTTCCGCAAAACCATAAATAGGTCCTGCTGATTCCGGTTCTGGTGTTGCTGCCAAAGGAATATGACCTTCACCAGTAAATAAACCCGAAGTAGGATCAAGGCCTACCCATCCCGCACCGGGAACATATACTTCTGCCCAAGCATGTAAATCAGTAAAATCAGATTCCGCACCAGAAGGTCCATCGAGTGACTTTACATCTGCTTTTAATTGGATCAAATAACCAGACACAAATCTTGCAGCAAGACCCATATTTCTCAAAATTTGGACAAGTAAATAAGCAGAATCACGACAAGAACCCATTCTTGAAGAAAGTGTCAACTCTGGTGTTTGGATTCCGGGTTCCATTCGAATCACATAACCAACGTCAGAGTATATTTTGGCATTTAATGCTACTAAAAACTCAACCGTTCTTCTTGGAGTTTTATCGATTGTTTTTAAGTACGGTGCGAGTAACTTCCCAGGTTTTTTAACTTTAAGATAAGGAGCCAGTTCCTTTTTTAGTACCTTATCATATGTAAAAGGAAAGTTCTCCGCATACTCTTCTACAAAAAAATCAAAGGGATTGATTACCTTTAAATCGGTGACTAAATCAACAGCTACCTGCAAAATATTTGTTTTTTCAGGAAATACTAACCTTGCTAGATAATTTCCAAATGGATCTTGTTGCCAGTTGAGAAATTTTTGTTCCGGTAGTATATTGAGTGAATATGAAACTATATGATTTTTAGTATGCGGTGCCGGTCTCAGCCGAATCACATGAGGAGACAGTTTAATCGACTTATCATACTGGTAGGTTGTGATATGGGAAAGGGCAACTCTTATACTCATAGTTAGTTTGTAAAAAATCGTTCCACAATTTTGGAACCTATATGATTGAGTTCTATCTGAATATCATCTAAATATTCATGTAGACCTTTATCAAAAATGGATTTGATATTTTCTGATCTCAAACGATTCAAATAAACTGTCGTCGCATCTTGCGCTAAGTTCCTTGGCAAACCTTCTTTAATTCCAGAAATTTTATCTAGAGCCTCTTGCATCTCTTGGATGCAGAAAAAAATCGATCTAGGAAAAGTTTCATTCAAAATCAAAAACTCAGCAATATCCGTTGGATCGACACGTTTATACTTTTGATTGTACATCTCATGTGCAGAAGCCGATTTCAAAAGGGATAACCACTGTAACAAATCTAATGTTGAACCCACATCATGAACGGACGGAAGTAAAATGAAATACTTCATATCTAGAATTCTTGTGGTTTTGTCTGCGCGTTCCAAGAACCTTCCAAGCAAGGAAAAGTTCCAAACCTCATCATGAGAAATGGTAGCGTCAGAACATCCATAAAAACTTTGGCAACTTTTTCGTACTGTGCTGAGAAAGTCGGAAAGTCCCATGGAAAGTGTATCTCCATGAATTTCAGAACTTTCCATATACACTTTACGATAGTCTTTTACAAAGAGATAAAACTCATTTAACACTTCCCACATAGAAGTAGAAATATTCTCACGAATGGTTCGTGCATTCTCTCTTGCTCTAGACAAACATTGAAAAATGGAATTCGGATTCTCTTCATCAAAGGTCATAAACCGTATGACATTGACCGGACTAGGACTAGAGTATCTTTTTTCAAATAACTCAATGTCACCTGTTGTATGTACGAGAGGCAACCATTGGTTGGGAACCTCTTCGTGCAAATCTAAAGATAACTGGTGATTGACATCAATAAACCTCGAGTAATTTTCTGCCCTCTCGATGTATCGA from Leptospira noumeaensis includes:
- a CDS encoding DUF2126 domain-containing protein — its product is MSIRVALSHITTYQYDKSIKLSPHVIRLRPAPHTKNHIVSYSLNILPEQKFLNWQQDPFGNYLARLVFPEKTNILQVAVDLVTDLKVINPFDFFVEEYAENFPFTYDKVLKKELAPYLKVKKPGKLLAPYLKTIDKTPRRTVEFLVALNAKIYSDVGYVIRMEPGIQTPELTLSSRMGSCRDSAYLLVQILRNMGLAARFVSGYLIQLKADVKSLDGPSGAESDFTDLHAWAEVYVPGAGWVGLDPTSGLFTGEGHIPLAATPEPESAGPIYGFAEKAKAEFSFHMGVERVLETPRVTLPYQGEDWDRIIRLGDSIDKRIRKNDIRLTIGGEPTFVSTENREAPEWNFDALGFEKYSKSEQLIKRLGKHFAPGGLLQYGQGKWYPGEPLPRWAMISYWRKDGEPIWNHPYLLADDRYTGSATTEDARRFISVLGSRLNIPSKSIHTAYEDNLYYLWQEANLPTETELMLDGLNTYDKMERERILKVIDSGLHREVGYTIPLDYDVSLSAWISDEWSFRRGKLFLIPGDSPIGLRLPLHSLGGKQYYPYPEDPAAPKPSLPKAKELGQSPFLATNYSYSIGELHTRTALCVEPRNGNIRVFLPPIKSLEGWLRLIYAIEQTALETDIPIVLEGYEAPHDPRLNRFKITPDPGVIEVNFHPSSSFGEIVEKTQILYEEATQLRLTAEKFLIDGRHSGTGGGNHITLGGASVGDSPFLRKPSLLRSLVAYWQNHPGLSYLFSGMFIGPTSQSPRIDEARNDSLHELKIAFQQIDSSRHTPPWMLDRVLRNILIDITGNTHRTEISIDKLFDPGSPTGRLGLIEMRAFEMPPHYQMSVIQQAFMMAIICKFWEDPYYGNPINWNTELHDRFMLPYFVYRDFKEVIQDLQNSGFGFLSKDFDPFFEFRFPQYGICYLDGMEIELRMALEPWNVLGEENTAQGTSRGVDSATERVQVKVKGFHPERYRLSCNGYEVPLQPTSVQNEFVAGVRFKAWSPVFTLHPQIPAQQSLVFDVYDSWNHRALGGCTYHVSHPGGLSYQTIPINGYEAESRRISRFWTHGHKIGKSLPPIRLENKAFPSTLDLRMVTFK
- a CDS encoding alpha-E domain-containing protein; translated protein: MLSRVAESVFWMNRYIERAENYSRFIDVNHQLSLDLHEEVPNQWLPLVHTTGDIELFEKRYSSPSPVNVIRFMTFDEENPNSIFQCLSRARENARTIRENISTSMWEVLNEFYLFVKDYRKVYMESSEIHGDTLSMGLSDFLSTVRKSCQSFYGCSDATISHDEVWNFSLLGRFLERADKTTRILDMKYFILLPSVHDVGSTLDLLQWLSLLKSASAHEMYNQKYKRVDPTDIAEFLILNETFPRSIFFCIQEMQEALDKISGIKEGLPRNLAQDATTVYLNRLRSENIKSIFDKGLHEYLDDIQIELNHIGSKIVERFFTN